Proteins co-encoded in one Streptomyces sp. ALI-76-A genomic window:
- a CDS encoding DUF5999 family protein produces EDTGELLPDGRAIDPHRPLAITA; encoded by the coding sequence GAGGACACCGGCGAGCTCCTCCCCGACGGCCGGGCCATCGACCCGCACCGTCCCCTCGCGATCACGGCCTAA